Proteins encoded in a region of the Tribolium castaneum strain GA2 chromosome 7, icTriCast1.1, whole genome shotgun sequence genome:
- the LOC657150 gene encoding tRNA (guanine(37)-N1)-methyltransferase, producing MTTVPNLKPPAQVAGLTTLDKNLFKKNITVPCLILKNVKISSVLPFVKNYLLKIENFKPVCNVTTGESHVYFNPEIIGAFSDLPPETQKLLNDLCVQLELKPLTLNYENFSIEGVFRAVLPPNVEGMSSFTKVGHIVHVNLREHLVPFKDIIGQVLFDKVPNCRTVVNKVGSIDNTYRNFQMEVLRGENDTQTHVRENKCVFEFDFAKVYWNSRLCTEHERIVNMIESGDVVFDVFAGVGPFSVPLARKKCQVFANDLNPESFKWLNHNFKINKVGENYFKSYNKDGREFILGEVKELLPKFSAKNVFILMNLPALAVDFLTTFVDLFSNDELPEFGKHPVVVVYCFAKGEDFINIAKKSLCEKIGRNVEEKITDVFRVRTVSSLKEMMRITFKLDREILVKNYVRKRKNSCVGVESKKLCDGEKQEEAQ from the exons ATGACAACTGTCCCTAACCTCAAACCACCAGCTCAAGTAGCTGGGTTAACAACTTTGGACAAGAATTTGTTCAAGAAAAACATAACCGTCCCGTGTCTCATCCTTAAGAACGTGAAAATCTCATCAGTCTTGCCATTCGTGAAAAAttacttgttaaaaattgagaattttAAGCCGGTTTGTAACGTAACCACGGGGGAATCCCACGTTTACTTCAACCCGGAAATAATAGGGGCTTTTAGTGACTTGCCGCCAGAAACGCAAAAATTGCTAAACGACCTGTGCGTGCAACTCGAATTAAAGCCGTTGACTTTAAACTACGAGAATTTTTCGATTGAGGGCGTTTTTCGCGCCGTGCTTCCCCCGAATGTCGAGGGGATGTCGAGTTTTACTAAAGTGGGGCACATTGTGCACGTTAACCTGCGCGAACACCTCGTTCCGTTTAAAGACATAATTGGGCAAGTGTTGTTTGATAAAGTGCCCAATTGTCGGACTGTGGTCAATAAAGTGGGGAGTATTGATAACACGTATCGGAATTTCCAGATGGAGGTTTTAAGGGGCGAAAACGACACGCAAACGCACGTTAGGGAAAATAAATGTGTGTTTGAGTTTGATTTTGCGAAAGTGTACTGGAATTCTAGACTCTGCACTGAACACGAAAGAATTGTCAATATGATAGAGAGTGGTGATGTTGTGTTTGATGTTTTCGCGGGGGTTGGGCCGTTTTCCGTGCCTTTGGCTAGGAAAAAGTGCCAGGTTTTTGCCAATGATCTCAATCCCGAGTCCTTTAAATGGCTAAATcacaactttaaaataaacaaagttgGGGAAAATTACTTTAAGAGTTATAATAAGGACGGGCGGGAGTTTATCTTGGGCGAGGTTAAGGAGTTGTTGCCGAAATTTTCGgccaaaaatgtttttattctgATGAATCTTCCGGCACTGGCcgttgattttttaacaacttttgttgatttattctCAAATGATGAGTTACCAGAATTTGGGAAACACCCAGTTGTCGTAGTTTATTGCTTTGCCAAAGGCGAGGATTTCATAAACATtgccaaaaaatcactttgTGAAAAAATCGGTCGGaatgttgaagaaaaaattaccGATGTGTTTCGTGTGCGCACCGTCAGCTCGCTCAAAGAAATGATGAGGATCACGTTCAAGTTAGACCGcgaaattttggtcaaaaattacgtacggaaacgaaaaaattccTGCGTTGGCGTTGAATCCAAAAAAC TCTGTGATGGGGAAAAACAAGAAGAAGCTCAATAG